From one Plasmodium malariae genome assembly, chromosome: 12 genomic stretch:
- the PmUG01_12029300 gene encoding DNA replication complex GINS protein, putative has protein sequence MMDDVFAIFKKKHKTKKRVSTTNGTEEKKEKKSFFHLNRKNPRRAHNEDDSFNYYRTPGETTNEKKKNNDIENVITVEFPALPYKNTESCISFYYIQYLRNQLLYGNKNIKIDENTKMIAESLLDKMDSIIYELENKEHDENSYKNEIKIITFKSIYDRYYKIFTTFISYSDIVPLPNNLYDYVLNNGVYIRSKKNNDFNSRENIHNIYSYLDNVQVGENDLSINDEKIYVDNIDISKPTIINKSILNLDIDIEYLPLKINSSYYYANIQYAKLFLNDAINMSLYDKALGELVVVKALVDIPSLSTEFVEGFEIKEMKAGERQWMPIYLAITLSSYTYVDVEFPFWFYIKNFINIKEEEYKNGDELFELPSPYFFEICFMFLDQKIFSKATPIETVGQKSFFKYMSKVAGYVEDIKHCRAEKIIKYLEEQDVHSTHIYIQNLQYSETYLINLSLYSFWKYDKNLNERGDSIDFTSYLLEPFIKEAGEDNDDEENILHDL, from the exons ATGATGGACGACGTGtttgctatttttaaaaaaaagcataagaCAAAGAAAAGAGTGTCTACTACAAACGGaacagaagaaaaaaaagaaaaaaaaagtttttttcaCTTGAATAGAAAAAACCCAAGAAGAGCGCATAATGAAGAtgattcttttaattattatagaaCTCCTGGAGAAACAacaaacgaaaaaaaaaaaaataatgatattgaAAATGTAATTACTGTTGAATTTCCCGCATTgccatataaaaatacagagtcatgtatatcattttattatattcaatatttaagaaatcaattattatatggaaataaaaatataaaaattgatgaaaatacaaaaatgataGCTGAATCATTACTTGATAAAATGGatagtattatatatgaattggaaaataaagaacatgatgaaaatagctataaaaatgaaataaaaattataacatttaaatCAATATATGATaggtattataaaatattcactACATTTATATCATACTCTGATATTGTACCTCTaccaaataatttatatgactACGTGTTAAATAATGGTGTATATATAaggtcaaaaaaaaataatgattttaatagtagagaaaatatacataatatatattcctacTTAGATAATGTACAAGTAGGAGAAAATGATTTATCAATTAAcgatgaaaaaatatatgttgaTAATATTGATATAAGTAAACCtactataataaataaatccaTATTAAATCTTGACATAGATATTGAATACTTACCATTAAAAATTAACTCCTCTTATTATTATGCCAATATACAATATGCGAAGTTGTTTTTAAATGATGCTATAAATATGTCTTTATATGATAAAGCATTGGGCGAACTGGTAGTCGTTAAGGCTTTAGTGGACATACCCTCCCTGTCCACGGAATTTGTCGAG gGCTTTGAAATAAAGGAAATGAAAGCCGGAGAAAGGCAATGGATGCCGATATACCTAGCAATAACTCTTTCATCCTATACATATGTAGATGTAGAATTTCCTTTTTGGTTTTACAtaaagaattttataaacataaaagaggaagaatataaaaatggagATGAATTATTTGAATTACCTTCTCCCTATTTTTTTGAGATatgttttatgtttttagatcaaaaaatattttcaaaagcTACTCCTATTGAAACGGTTGGACAGaaaagtttttttaaatatatgtcgAAGGTAGCAG GTTATGTTGAAGATATTAAGCATTGTAGAGCtgagaaaataataaaatacctTGAGGAGCAAGATGTGCACTCTACCCATATTTACATTCAAAATTTGCAGTACTCTGAaacttatttaattaatctATCTCTGTACAGTTTTTGGAAGTAcgataaaaatttaaacgaACGAGGTGATTCCATAGATTTTACCTCATACTTACTTGAGCCATTTATAAAAGAAGCGGGGGAAGACAATGATGACGAGGAAAATATACTACATGATTTGTAG
- the PmUG01_12029500 gene encoding MSP7-like protein, putative: MKGKVIYFFYFFPFFLASLNYVSSRNQNPPIPLNETLNENQNESQHGNQKNQDVDVLETLTKNITTDEFNSFNNSDEKEQKGKETMKIYKGESEAKEETNEEPEKKEKFLENVDSVLKHNSNVFLGKNAKGVSTEVIASDVNSTDGTVTSPSVKLSKGVDEVPASAGPADKQVRQDNPGNDNAGNDNPGNDNPGNDNTDKDNPGEKGDTEGKPEESSLTVPDQSPPIQPQDSTSETLDSAALRNNQIEGNGPRSTVSREPQVRHADPTAATVNSAPSPNSGIEISNGSTSTHNSTINTIKHLDRLYDEILAGTEMTQRVRHSHRMSERNHNSSNNINTKYEQFKKEFNEYIMNEKEYEMMKNLIDTVFSKGKVGTEKKNALHELFKNALENDNFKEQFKNVMYGIYSFTKRHSYLRGDVTTNNEFYDKFYDNAVSLLDTLLIK, from the coding sequence ATGAAAGGaaaagtaatttattttttttattttttccccttcttTCTAGCCTCACTAAATTATGTATCATCTAGGAATCAAAATCCCCCTATACCATTGAACGAAACACTGAATGAAAACCAGAATGAAAGTCAACATGGCAATCAGAAAAATCAAGATGTAGATGTATTAGAAACATTAACAAAAAACATTACTACAGATGAGTTCAATTCCTTTAATAATAGCGATGAGaaagaacaaaaaggaaaagaaactATGAAGATATACAAAGGTGAAAGTGAGGCAAAAGAAGAAACTAACGAGGAgccagaaaaaaaagaaaaatttttggAAAATGTTGACAGTGTATTAAAACATAACAGTAATGTATTTCTGggaaaaaatgcaaaaggAGTTAGTACTGAAGTGATAGCTTCAGATGTTAATAGTACAGATGGAACAGTAACAAGCCCTAGTGTAAAATTATCGAAAGGAGTTGATGAAGTTCCTGCTTCTGCAGGCCCTGCAGATAAGCAAGTACGGCAAGATAACCCTGGGAACGATAACGCTGGTAATGATAACCCTGGTAATGATAACCCTGGTAACGATAACACTGATAAGGATAACCCTGGTGAAAAAGGAGATACAGAAGGAAAACCAGAAGAAAGCAGTTTAACTGTACCCGACCAGTCACCACCAATTCAACCACAAGACAGTACTTCTGAAACATTAGACAGTGCTGCTTTAAGAAATAATCAAATCGAAGGTAATGGACCGCGTAGTACAGTGTCAAGAGAACCCCAAGTAAGACACGCAGATCCTACTGCAGCTACTGTAAATTCCGCACCCTCACCAAATAGTGGAATAGAAATTTCAAATGGTAGCACATCTACACATAACAGTACAATAAACACAATCAAACATTTAGATAGACTGTATGATGAAATCCTTGCTGGAACAGAAATGACACAACGGGTACGTCATAGTCATAGAATGAGTGAGCGTAAccataatagtagtaataatattaatactaaatatgagcaatttaaaaaagaatttaatgaatatattatgaatgaAAAGGAGTATGAAATGATGAAGAATCTTATTGACACTGTTTTTTCTAAAGGTAAGGTAGGGactgagaaaaaaaatgcactACATGAACTGTTTAAGAATGCATtagaaaatgataattttaaagaacaGTTCAAAAATGTTATGTATGGTATTTATAGTTTTACTAAACGGCACAGTTATCTAAGAGGTGATGTAACAACAAACAATGAATTTTACGATAAATTTTATGACAATGCGGTTAGTCTACTAGACACATTGCTAATTAAGTGA
- the PmUG01_12029600 gene encoding MSP7-like protein, putative: protein MNRKIIIFSVFLFSLHSMSSRHVQRDTGVKNDKKNDFHQGKETEGNNKNSILKEGIRNVFHEMNESEEKTKEELENNNDEESFIAQSSSNYSEQDKKNKNNDSKIEEKTSESMKFFGQSSNDNNSGGGEEILQTDVPAHNENGSGIGEPGNNVENNPNDNNSGTNTTEAKYTDQLFEEIIANLSNKNGSNEHNYHNEYNEFKKEYDMFITMNENEYEIIQKLLDAFSVHNTHICKEPDSVYEAIKKTITDKTYCNELKTFVQGIYNYAKGRNNLRGEGTKGELYMTLFENLLKLLSSI, encoded by the coding sequence atgaatagaaaaattatcattttttctgttttccTATTTTCATTACATTCTATGTCATCGCGTCATGTTCAAAGGGACACAGGAGtgaaaaatgacaaaaagaATGATTTTCACCAAGGAAAGGAAACAGAAGGTAATAATAAGAATTCCATTTTAAAAGAAGGTATAAGAAATGTATTCCATGAAATGAACGAATCAGAAGAAAAAACTAAGGAagaattagaaaataataatgatgaagaATCATTTATTGCGCAGAGTTCGTCGAATTATTCCGAACAggataagaaaaataaaaataatgattcAAAGATTGAAGAAAAAACATCGGAAAGTATGAAATTTTTTGGTCAATCTtcaaatgataataatagtgGAGGCGGTGAAGAAATACTACAAACTGATGTGCCAGCTCATAATGAAAATGGTTCGGGTATAGGAGAGCCAGGAAATAATGTTGAAAATAATCCAAATGATAATAACAGTGGTACTAACACAACGGAAGCGAAATATACAGATCAACTTTTTGAAGAAATAATTGCAAatttaagtaataaaaatggatCCAATGAACATAATTAtcataatgaatataatgagtttaaaaaagaatatgacATGTTTATTACTATGaatgaaaatgaatatgaaataattcaaaaactACTTGATGCCTTTTCTGTACATAACACACATATTTGTAAAGAACCTGATTCTGTATATGAAGCCATTAAAAAAACTATTACTGATAAAACGTATTGTAATGAATTGAAAACTTTTGTACAAggtatttataattatgctAAAGGTCGCAATAATTTAAGAGGCGAAGGAACTAAAGGAGAATTATATATGACATTATTTGAAAATCTTTTGAAGTTACTAAGTTCAATTTGA
- the PmUG01_12029800 gene encoding MSP7-like protein, putative → MKGNVKIYLFLFFYFTCTMYRLLRGKNYNLDGYIVDVLQKKLGNIHNIGQNNASDSFNKKLEILKKQIEKIQKYETEYGGKGYEDILDSEFQDESGKKKKKIFGMDEDDLDNYDEDFLGQSAKGGQHATNSANGDVTSTQLTNDQSTEQVNGQSSSKTAVAAAGQLDQKVNTDGSLPNNQTLATSTSSGSSPTNNPSASGGSGAQDERSENSELTPENAQNSSEKGQEGTPQTLPSSPTASNPSIQASTSGNSIPGKVANESSKVKHLDKIYDDLLETSETKNEIDQTPYHTKYNDFKREYDDFTMNDKEYDMVKKLFQECFKNGAGEGSNTTCLIDVFKKALEDNIFRKKFENFMNGIYSFAKRHNYLNDERISNEEQYNALLKNALTSLNTL, encoded by the exons atgaaggggaatgttaaaatttatttgttcctttttttttattttacgtGCACCATGTATCGTCTG TTAAGAGGAAAGAATTACAATTTGGATGGTTATATAGTAGATGTATTGCAAAAAAAACTGGgaaatatacataacatTGGCCAGAATAATGCTAGCGACAGTTTTAACAAAAAACTTgagattttaaaaaagcaaattgaaaaaatacaaaagtaTGAAACCGAGTATGGAGGAAAAGGTTATGAAGATATTTTGGACAGTGAATTCCAAGATGAgtcaggaaaaaaaaaaaaaaaaattttcggAATGGATGAGGATGATTTAGACAATTATGACGAAGATTTTTTGGGGCAAAGTGCAAAAGGAGGTCAGCATGCTACAAATAGTGCCAATGGAGACGTAACAAGTACTCAACTTACGAATGATCAATCAACTGAACAAGTAAATGGCCAATCATCCTCAAAAACCGCAGTAGCTGCAGCAGGACAATTAGATCAAAAGGTTAATACAGATGGTAGTTTACCAAATAACCAAACATTAGCCACATCTACATCTAGTGGATCCTCACCAACAAATAACCCAAGCGCATCAGGAGGATCAGGTGCACAAGATGAGCGAAGTGAAAATTCTGAACTTACCCCAGAAAACGCACAAAATTCCTCTGAAAAAGGTCAAGAAGGTACACCCCAAACATTACCTAGTTCACCTACTGCAAGCAATCCATCCATACAAGCATCAACCAGTGGAAATAGTATTCCTGGGAAGGTTGCAAATGAATCATCTAAGGTTAAACACTTAGACAAAATATATGACGACCTTCTTGAAACATCAGAGACAAAAAACGAAATCGATCAAACTCCATAccatacaaaatataacgaTTTTAAAAGAGAGTATGACGACTTTACTATGAATGATAAGGAGTATGATATGGTTAAGAAACTCTTTCAAGAGTGTTTTAAAAATGGTGCAGGGGAGGGTTCAAATACGACTTGTTTGATtgatgtatttaaaaaagcgttagaagataatatatttcgaaaaaaatttgaaaattttatgaacgGTATTTACAGTTTTGCTAAGcgtcataattatttaaatgacgAACGAATAAGTAATGAGGAGCAGTACAACGCTTTACTCAAAAATGCTTTAACTTCATTGaatacattataa
- the PmUG01_12029900 gene encoding MSP7-like protein, putative — protein MKRKNIFCFSLFLFLLRYVSSKDKYEDEQKNYNNQHVLLNIIKDKLEKLQGGIITNKVSDTLNKDFKSLKKRMEELEKYEKKYTEGNIENILKNESEESLGDKKQILGVDEDEYNWDFLGQGNTMTKGEDNEEGADDNEDEEGEEDGTALELKSKGEQDTSMLAQGAEKISTELQGGAQPTSESSNEVQEQSGGTDVRTTRDPAVAEAKTPLENSPSAQSNTPSTGENEAKAASQDQAKERQPVESALVNAEHGPTQGSNISTPKVQYLDKLFDDYLIASDKKKEINVHKYHRKYNDFKKAYEFTMNDNEYKIVKELFDFYFKKGEEESSNASNLINLFKKVLDDNVFRKEFDNIMHGIYGFAKRYTYLRGDRTNDENVYKELFKNMLSLSNIV, from the coding sequence atgaaaagaaaaaatatattttgtttttccctCTTCTTATTTTTGTTGCGTTATGTATCATCAAAAGACAAATATGAagatgaacaaaaaaattataataatcaaCATGttctattaaatataataaaagacaAATTAGAGAAATTACAAGGTGGAATAATAACGAATAAGGTATCAGATACTTTGAATAAAGACTTcaaatcattaaaaaaacgAATGGAGGAAttggaaaaatatgaaaaaaaatatactgaAGGAAATATtgagaatattttaaaaaatgaatctGAAGAATCGTTAGGggataaaaaacaaattttggGGGTAGATGAGGATGAGTATAACTGGGATTTTTTGGGACAAGGTAACACTATGACTAAAGGAGAAGACAATGAAGAGGGTGCGGATGATAATGAGGATGAAGAGGGCGAAGAGGATGGAACAGCTTTAGAATTAAAATCTAAAGGTGAACAAGATACTTCCATGTTAGCGCAGGGAGCAGAAAAAATATCGACTGAACTTCAAGGAGGTGCACAACCTACTAGTGAATCAAGTAATGAGGTACAAGAGCAAAGTGGAGGGACGGACGTGCGTACAACAAGAGACCCTGCAGTAGCAGAAGCAAAAACACCACTAGAAAATAGTCCTAGTGCACAATCAAATACACCATCTACAGGAGAAAACGAAGCTAAAGCAGCTTCTCAAGATCAAGCTAAAGAACGTCAACCAGTTGAAAGCGCATTAGTTAATGCAGAGCATGGCCCTACACAAGGTAGTAATATAAGCACCCCAAAAGTTCAGTACTTGGACAAATTGTTTGATGATTATCTTATAGCttcagataaaaaaaaagaaataaatgttcataaatatcatagaaaatataatgattttaaaaaagcataTGAATTTACTATGAATGATAATGAgtataaaattgttaaagaactttttgatttttatttcaaaaaaggGGAAGAAGAGAGTTCAAATGCATCCAATTTgattaatttgtttaaaaagGTCTTGGATGATAATGTATTTCGAAAAGAGTTTGATAATATCATGCATGGTATTTATGGATTTGCTAAACGTTATACTTACTTAAGAGGGGATAGAACAAACGATGAGAATGTGTATAAGGAGctgtttaaaaatatgctaAGTTTGTCAAACATTGTGTAG